GCATGCCGCGATTCTTCGAACAAAACCCTGACATCGACATCAACCTGGTGACCACCCAGAACTTCCTGACCATGGAGCCGGGGGTGCGCCCGGACATCTACATCACCAAACTGGGCAAGGTGCAGGCCGGCTACAGCAGCCACCCGCTCAACCACGACGTGATCTACCCGGTGTGCAGCCCGCAATACCTGGCGCAACACCCGGAACTGGGCACGTTGCAGGGTCTGCGCGACGGCACCTTGCTCAACCTCAGCCCCTATGGGCGCTCACAGGTAGCCGAGCATGTGGACTGGAGCGTGTGGCTGGCCTTTCACAATGTCGACCTGAAAGCCCGCGCCAGCACAGCGCCGCACTTTTTCAATGCCAACGATTACAACCTGCTGGTGCAACTGGCGCTCAGCCACCAAGGTGTGGCGCTGGGCTGGCATCATCTGGTGGAGCCGCTGCTGGCACAGGGGCTGCTGGTGCGGCCGGTGGAGCAGCAACTGGTACTCAAAGACTCCTTCCACTCCCTGGCCTTCAATGAAGACAAAGAGCATGACCCCAGCTGCCACCGGCTGCGCGAGTGGCTGTTGACTGAGTTTCAGCCGTTGCTCGACAGCCTGGCCTGAAACAGCTTGCAACCAACCCTGATTGCCATTCGGTCATTTTTCCACCCCCTGGCCGGGTTGATCTGTTAAAAAGCCACCATGCCCACCCTCCTCCTCACCCACCTGCGCCGCCGCTGGCTGACCTGGCTGTTCGCCTCGTTGCTAGTCATTGGCCTGCCCACCGGTTGCGCCGTGCTGCAGCACAAGGAGCGCGAACTGGTGTTTCGCATCGAACCGGGCCAGGCCAGCTGGTTCCGGGGCCTGCCCAAGGGTGTGCAAGAGCTGGAACTGCGCCCGCGCAGCTTCGACAAGAACCAGAGCCTGCACGCCTGGTGGTGGCCCGCCCAGCGTGCAGACGCGCCGGCCATCCTGTACCTGCACGGCGTGCGATGGAACCTGACCGGGCAGTTGTTCCGCATCGAGCAGTTGCATGCCATGGGTTACTCGGTGTTGGCCGTGGACTACCGCGGTTTCGGCCAGAGCCGTGGGGGCCTGCCTTCCGAGGCCACCGTTTACGAAGATGCGCAGGTGGCCTGGGAACGTTTTGCGCAACTGCAACCGGACGCGGGCAAACGGCTGATCTTCGGGCATTCGCTTGGCGGCGCGGTGGCGGTTGAACTGGCCACGGAACTGGCGCAGCAGGCACAGCAATCGGGCGGTGCCACGGCGGCACGGGGGCTGATTCTGGAGTCGACTTTCACCTCATTGGGCGATGTGGCAGCAGCGGTGGCCAACACCAGCCTGCCCGTGCGCTGGCTGTTGTCCCAGAAGTTCGATTCGCTGGACAAGATCAAGAACGTGGGCATGCCGCTGTTGCTGGTGCACGGGCTGGACGACCGCTTCGTACCGCCGCGCTTCAGCCAGCAGTTGTTCGATGCCGCGCAAGAGCCCAAGACCTTGTTGCTGGTGCCCGGTGCCACCCACAACAACAGCATGAGCCTGGCAGGGCAGCGTTATCGTCAGGCCATCAAGGCCTTGCTTTGATGGCCTATTGCACGGGCAGGAAGTTCATCAGCAGCAGGCTCTGCGCATAGTTAAGGCCAATCCGCCGATAGCGCTCGTCCAGCAGTTCGGCCAACAAGTCCAGGCGCGCCACGATCTTTCCGAACTCCACCGCAAAACTCAGGTTGCTGCCTTCCTCCGAAATTTCGTTGGAGAACAGCAACAGCACGCCGTTGGCATCCTGACGCTGGCTGAGCATCCACGTAGCCTTCTCGATGTTGCGTGCGGCATTGTTGACGAACAACGGGTCAATGGTGTCAGTCATGTAGAACTCGGTGCGCCCGCCATGGGCGGTGATCAGCATGCTGCCGATGGCGTAGATGAAGGCACCTACGCGGTCACCCCTGAACTCGGGGCTGAGGGCATAACTCAGTGCCGCCAGGTCGCGACGATTACCCAACTGTGGCAACGGCTGACGCTGTTCGATAGCCAACCGAATTTGCCGCTCGGCGGTGGCGGCGTCGACGTAGCCCGACAACTTCCACTGGTTGGGGTTGCGCAGGTACAGCTTGTTCATCAGCAGGTACAGGCTCTGCAGGTTGTCACGCATGGACAGCGTGGCCAGGCGGTCGACACTGGTCTGGAACAGCTCGCTGGGCTTGCCGTCGCTGAACTGGGTGACGATGTCCCGGCCTTGCTGTTGGGTGCAGGCGGCCAGGCAGGTCAAAGTGCCAGCCAGCAGCAGGCACGGGAGGAATCGGGAGGTGTTTGCAACCATCGGCACCGGGTCGTATTCGGCGGCCGCGCCGGGAATCGGGGCGGCCTGGCCAAGGATAGAACCCGGAATTGGAAAAAAGTGCGACGCTTGGCGCAATCACATGGCGTGGCGCAGCATCTCCACCACCTGCGCATGCAGCGCCGGGTCACCACACGCCACCACACAGCCACCATTTTGCGCAGAACTGCCGTCCCAAGCAGTAATTACACCCCCTGCCCCTTCGATGATCGGCATCAACGCCTGCACGTCATACGGCTGCAGGCTGGCTTCGACAATCACATCCACAAACCCCGACGCCAGCATGCAGTAGGCGTAGCAATCGCCGCCGTAACGCATCAGCCGCGCCTTGCTGGCGACGGATTCGAAGGCTGCTTTGCGTTCGGGAGTGTCGAACATGTCTGGCGTTGTGCACATCAGCGTCGCCGAGGCCAGGTCGGCACAGGCCCGGGTCTTGAGTGGGGTGCCGCTGCGCCAGGCGCCTTCCGGGGTGCCGACGAAGCGTTCACCGGTAAAAGGCTGGTTCATCACACCAACCACAGGCCGCGAGCCGTCGTTCAGCGCAATCAGCGTGCCCCACAGTGGCAGGCCGGTGATGAACGCGCGGGTGCCGTCGATGGGGTCGAGTACCCAGGTCAGCGGGCTGGTGCCGACCTCAACGCCCGCTTCTTCACCCAGGATGCCGTGCGCCGGGTAACGTGCCTGAATCAGCTCGCGCATGGCGTCTTCCGCCGCTTTGTCGGCCACGGTTACCGGGTCGTACAGGCGCCCGCCCTTGTCTTCCACATCCAGGCTGGCGCGAAAATACGGCTTGATCGCGGTTGCGGCGGCGTCGGCCAACTGCTCGGCGAAGGCGCGGAATTCGCTGATCTGTTCAGCATTCAGGGACATGGGGCAAGCCTCGGAATAATGGGTGGGGCCGCATCATACCCGACATTGCACGGCGCAGTGGGCAAAGCACCGCTTGGGGCTAGACTGAACAGACCAGGACACCATGCATGAACCGGGGGGCTGCCGCACGTGGAGGTGTGAGATGAGCCAGTTCAAGCGTTTGTTCGTCATGCTGGGCCCGCAAATGCGCCATACGCCCGCGCTACAGCGCGCCGCAGCGTTGGCCGATTCCAGTGGCGCCTTGCTGGATATCAACGTGTTCGTCGACGATGTCGACACCTTCGGCTTGATGAGCGATGGCCATGAGCGTGAACGCCTCCTGGCTGACAACCGCCAGTGGCTGGCCGATCAGGCTGAACAGCTTGGCAATGCCGGGCTGGATGTGTCCACCGAACTGCTGCTGACCCGCGACCCGCTGGGCAGCGCACTGGAACGCATCGAACAGTTGGGCTGCGACCTGCTGGTGAAGGACGTACAGCACGAGCCAGTGCTCAAGCGCCTGCTGGTCACGCCGCTGGACTGGCAATTGCTCAAGGAAAGCCCCGTGGCGGTCCATCTGGTCAGTGACATCCGCCTGCCATTACCCCGGCAGATTGCAGCGGCCGTGGACCTGAACAGCCATGGCGCGGGCGAACATCTGGACGAACAGGTGATCCACTGCGCCCATGCGTTGGCGCTGCAGTGCAATGCCGAACTGCACCTGCTGCATGTGTGCGATGCCACCAAAACCCACATTGCCGACTTTGGCGCGGGCACGGTGACCATGCCAGGCTTCGACAGCAGCGTGCGCACGGCCCAGCGCACGGCGTTCAACCGCTTGGGCGACCACCACCAGATCGAACTGGAGCGGCGGCATTTTCTTGAGGGCCCCGCCATCAAGGCGATTGCCCAGTTTGTCAGCCACAGCCGGGTGGATGTGATCGTGATGGGCAGCCATCGGCATGACGCCATGCAGACCTTTTTGGGTGGCACCACGGCGCACGTAGTGGAGCACCCGCTGTGCAATGTACTGGCGATCAAGGCGGTACGGTAACTGTAGGAGCGGATTCATCCGCGATGCAGGCAATGCGGTGCATGGCCAGCAATCGCGGACGAAACCGCTCCCGCGGCGACCATCAGAACCCTTTGCTGTAGAACAGCGAGTACGACTCGATACCATCGTTCGGCTGCTTGAGGCCGGCGTTGGAATAGTGCATCGCCCGCAGGCCCACCTTCTGCTCACCCGGCAACTTCAGGCCAAAGCCGATACGGTCTTCGAAGTTGACCGCCGAGCCCAGGCGCTGGTCACCCACATCGGTCTTGGAAAACGCCGCCAGACCAATGCCCACCTCAATGTATGGGGTATAGGTAAAACCAGTGAATTCGTAAGTGAACACCGGGCTCAACGACAGCGAATGAGCACCACTGGCTTCACCCCCTTCCCAGTAGGTGTAGGCCGCATCCCAATAGCCACTGAGAAAACCGGTACTGCTTTGCAGCCACTTCGTGTCCCAGTCGAAGGACATGCCGAGCCGGTAGGTCATGTCGCCTTGGCCAGTGGCCCCCACAGCACCGGAGATCTGCGCAGCCTGAGC
The genomic region above belongs to Pseudomonas sp. PSKL.D1 and contains:
- a CDS encoding LysR substrate-binding domain-containing protein, which gives rise to MVRHSEPDQTLIKMPSLRAVKVFIAAAKYQNFTRAAESLCVTQAAVSRQIRELETYLGAELFTRVGRAVELTVAGSIFFDAVQLSFVNISQAAERIRSNTNSKQVVTLCCSPAFAALWMGPRMPRFFEQNPDIDINLVTTQNFLTMEPGVRPDIYITKLGKVQAGYSSHPLNHDVIYPVCSPQYLAQHPELGTLQGLRDGTLLNLSPYGRSQVAEHVDWSVWLAFHNVDLKARASTAPHFFNANDYNLLVQLALSHQGVALGWHHLVEPLLAQGLLVRPVEQQLVLKDSFHSLAFNEDKEHDPSCHRLREWLLTEFQPLLDSLA
- a CDS encoding alpha/beta hydrolase, whose amino-acid sequence is MPTLLLTHLRRRWLTWLFASLLVIGLPTGCAVLQHKERELVFRIEPGQASWFRGLPKGVQELELRPRSFDKNQSLHAWWWPAQRADAPAILYLHGVRWNLTGQLFRIEQLHAMGYSVLAVDYRGFGQSRGGLPSEATVYEDAQVAWERFAQLQPDAGKRLIFGHSLGGAVAVELATELAQQAQQSGGATAARGLILESTFTSLGDVAAAVANTSLPVRWLLSQKFDSLDKIKNVGMPLLLVHGLDDRFVPPRFSQQLFDAAQEPKTLLLVPGATHNNSMSLAGQRYRQAIKALL
- the hisN gene encoding histidinol-phosphatase, yielding MSLNAEQISEFRAFAEQLADAAATAIKPYFRASLDVEDKGGRLYDPVTVADKAAEDAMRELIQARYPAHGILGEEAGVEVGTSPLTWVLDPIDGTRAFITGLPLWGTLIALNDGSRPVVGVMNQPFTGERFVGTPEGAWRSGTPLKTRACADLASATLMCTTPDMFDTPERKAAFESVASKARLMRYGGDCYAYCMLASGFVDVIVEASLQPYDVQALMPIIEGAGGVITAWDGSSAQNGGCVVACGDPALHAQVVEMLRHAM
- a CDS encoding universal stress protein — encoded protein: MSQFKRLFVMLGPQMRHTPALQRAAALADSSGALLDINVFVDDVDTFGLMSDGHERERLLADNRQWLADQAEQLGNAGLDVSTELLLTRDPLGSALERIEQLGCDLLVKDVQHEPVLKRLLVTPLDWQLLKESPVAVHLVSDIRLPLPRQIAAAVDLNSHGAGEHLDEQVIHCAHALALQCNAELHLLHVCDATKTHIADFGAGTVTMPGFDSSVRTAQRTAFNRLGDHHQIELERRHFLEGPAIKAIAQFVSHSRVDVIVMGSHRHDAMQTFLGGTTAHVVEHPLCNVLAIKAVR
- a CDS encoding acyloxyacyl hydrolase, with amino-acid sequence MKTRLAASLAAAVLAFAGTSVAQAAQISGAVGATGQGDMTYRLGMSFDWDTKWLQSSTGFLSGYWDAAYTYWEGGEASGAHSLSLSPVFTYEFTGFTYTPYIEVGIGLAAFSKTDVGDQRLGSAVNFEDRIGFGLKLPGEQKVGLRAMHYSNAGLKQPNDGIESYSLFYSKGF